The Corynebacterium comes genome window below encodes:
- a CDS encoding DEAD/DEAH box helicase, translated as MAEFTRDELAGLLREADGVLDRAHSLSPLLDAARPAPALHGVAPLPDAAGWLIPPGAVHWPERLYAHAELDRLPESRERIRSYLATAAVVGTLRAKAQHAAPGFFGRLFGGPGLAAARQSATDLRSRLEAPDFQALDRDVRGHLSVAGAATQLQTRGVHLQAGSHGTPEHLIAAARGAFEDAVEHQGLIFTQYDATRQAEVLARARALRHDPNSEPALRLGAERLLTALTAERAQILLRQLPVDALRTATSERLRFTGLDTIGVNTVADVLASPPGMLTQVHGIGPQTARRLRAAAETLRREAVATHTTGIGDTPTAAATGLVRVLAHFDRINDLDEIQRARRRRILACSEWVPAAPGLWDVALTGETARWAQFTDDIAWADAHREILEPAGSISVGEQTWDDYLSRPAHYQALLATLLDLEVEGGDDLTADVLDRIRSLRLDQTHLTDLHLRGYQSFGARFALVQEKVVLGDDMGLGKTVQALAAAAHLAAQGQRRTLVVCPASVVTNWERESRRFTDLPVYRAHGGDREEAVAAWADTGGICVITYDGARTTGVPAPDLLVVDEAHMIKNPSAARTIAVRALIDAASHVLLLTGTPLENRVAEFATLVGFVAPQLITNGMSSMSAADFRVRIAPAYLRRNQADVLDELPEKLEQLDWIDLTPADESHYAATVRAGSFMAMRRAAMTTPDAVPAKLERIREIIGDAEEAGRRVLIFTYFLDVLDVLEADLGARVVGRLSGAVPPAVRQSLIDTLGSAPAGSVLLAQITAGGTGLNIQSASVVILVEPQLKPSIEAQAIARAHRMGQTSNVMVHRLIGDDTVDERMLDMLAGKTRLFDAYARPSESARVHDAVDVTEGQIAEAIIAAERERLGYAV; from the coding sequence ATGGCCGAGTTCACCCGCGACGAGCTGGCAGGTCTGCTCCGGGAGGCAGACGGCGTGCTCGACCGTGCACATTCCCTGTCCCCGCTTCTCGACGCCGCCCGCCCCGCTCCCGCGCTCCATGGCGTAGCCCCGCTCCCGGACGCCGCCGGCTGGCTCATCCCGCCCGGCGCGGTCCACTGGCCGGAGCGGCTCTACGCCCACGCGGAGCTCGACCGCCTGCCGGAATCCCGGGAGAGGATCCGCAGCTATCTGGCGACCGCGGCGGTCGTCGGCACGCTCCGGGCCAAGGCGCAGCACGCCGCGCCGGGTTTCTTCGGCCGGCTCTTCGGCGGCCCGGGCCTGGCGGCGGCCCGGCAGTCCGCCACCGACCTCCGTTCCCGACTCGAGGCACCGGACTTCCAGGCACTCGACCGGGACGTGCGCGGCCACCTGTCGGTGGCCGGTGCCGCCACGCAGCTGCAGACCAGGGGAGTGCACCTGCAGGCCGGTTCCCACGGCACCCCTGAGCACCTCATTGCGGCGGCCCGTGGGGCCTTCGAGGACGCAGTCGAACATCAGGGGCTGATCTTCACGCAGTACGATGCGACGCGTCAGGCGGAGGTCCTTGCCCGCGCCCGAGCGCTGCGGCACGACCCGAACTCTGAACCCGCCCTGCGTCTCGGGGCAGAACGGCTCCTCACGGCGTTGACGGCCGAGCGCGCCCAGATCCTGCTGCGGCAGCTCCCCGTCGATGCACTACGGACCGCCACCAGTGAGAGACTGCGTTTCACCGGCCTGGACACCATCGGGGTGAACACCGTGGCCGACGTGCTGGCCTCGCCCCCGGGCATGCTCACCCAGGTGCACGGCATCGGCCCGCAGACCGCCCGCCGGCTCAGGGCCGCCGCCGAGACCCTGCGACGGGAGGCCGTGGCCACCCACACCACCGGCATCGGGGACACACCCACCGCCGCGGCCACCGGACTCGTCCGGGTGCTGGCGCATTTCGACCGGATCAACGACCTCGACGAGATTCAGCGTGCCCGACGCCGTCGGATCCTGGCCTGCTCGGAGTGGGTGCCGGCCGCCCCCGGCCTCTGGGATGTCGCGCTCACCGGGGAGACGGCACGGTGGGCGCAGTTCACCGACGACATCGCGTGGGCCGACGCCCACCGGGAGATCCTGGAACCGGCCGGCTCCATCAGCGTGGGGGAGCAGACCTGGGACGACTACCTCTCCCGCCCCGCGCACTACCAGGCGCTGCTGGCCACCCTGCTCGACCTGGAGGTGGAGGGCGGCGACGACCTCACCGCCGACGTCCTCGACCGCATCCGCTCCCTGCGCCTGGACCAGACCCACCTCACGGACCTGCATCTGCGCGGCTACCAGTCCTTCGGCGCCCGTTTCGCCCTGGTGCAGGAGAAGGTCGTCCTGGGCGATGACATGGGACTGGGCAAAACCGTTCAGGCCCTGGCCGCGGCGGCACACCTGGCGGCGCAGGGGCAGCGCCGCACCCTCGTGGTGTGTCCAGCCTCGGTGGTCACCAACTGGGAACGCGAATCCCGCCGCTTCACCGACCTCCCCGTCTACCGCGCCCACGGCGGCGACCGGGAAGAGGCGGTGGCGGCCTGGGCAGACACCGGCGGCATCTGCGTCATCACCTACGACGGGGCCCGCACCACCGGGGTCCCCGCCCCCGACCTCCTCGTGGTCGATGAGGCGCACATGATCAAGAACCCTTCCGCGGCGCGCACCATCGCTGTCCGGGCGCTCATCGACGCCGCCTCCCACGTCCTCCTGCTCACAGGCACCCCGCTGGAGAACCGCGTGGCTGAGTTCGCCACACTGGTCGGCTTCGTGGCTCCCCAGCTGATCACCAACGGCATGTCGAGCATGTCGGCCGCCGACTTCCGGGTGCGCATCGCCCCGGCCTACCTGCGCCGCAACCAGGCCGATGTGCTGGACGAACTCCCCGAGAAGCTCGAACAGCTCGACTGGATCGACCTCACCCCGGCCGACGAGTCCCACTACGCCGCCACCGTCCGGGCGGGCAGCTTCATGGCCATGCGACGTGCCGCCATGACCACCCCGGACGCAGTTCCCGCCAAGCTCGAACGCATCCGGGAGATCATCGGGGACGCAGAGGAGGCCGGGCGTCGCGTGCTCATCTTCACCTATTTTCTCGACGTCCTCGACGTGCTCGAGGCAGACCTGGGTGCCCGGGTCGTGGGACGGCTGTCCGGCGCCGTACCTCCGGCCGTCCGCCAGTCGCTTATCGACACCCTCGGTTCCGCCCCCGCCGGATCCGTCCTGCTCGCCCAGATCACCGCCGGGGGGACCGGCCTGAACATCCAGTCGGCTTCCGTGGTGATCCTGGTGGAACCCCAGCTGAAGCCGTCCATCGAGGCCCAGGCCATCGCCCGCGCCCACCGGATGGGGCAGACCTCCAACGTCATGGTCCACCGGCTCATCGGTGACGACACCGTCGATGAGCGCATGCTCGACATGCTCGCGGGCAAGACCCGGCTCTTCGACGCCTACGCCCGGCCCAGTGAGTCCGCCCGGGTGCACGACGCGGTCGACGTCACCGAGGGGCAGATCGCGGAGGCGATCATCGCCGCGGAGCGGGAACGGCTCGGCTACGCGGTGTGA
- a CDS encoding CBS domain-containing protein — MNEQTPANRAIPFLAAFNDIEAYLRELLNARKSDNFRWMVDLAVRKHLLSTEHAVELKEFADLRNAITHGLYTEDMRPIAEPLPETVTEIERIRDLLRDPPTALGVLGHHEVYVFAPEDDIRDALRIIRKTKISQFPIYEGGRSVGLLTTNTIARWVAADLDDNDHLDARSIAEVLDWAEENDRAVFLPRDVLAQEVIDALTTPRKDGSLPRAGILTEHGHKDQRPIRVIGGSDIAALLDAVGN; from the coding sequence GTGAACGAGCAGACGCCCGCCAACCGAGCGATCCCTTTCCTGGCAGCCTTCAACGACATCGAGGCCTACCTCCGGGAGCTGTTGAACGCGAGGAAGTCCGATAATTTCCGCTGGATGGTCGATCTGGCGGTGCGCAAGCATCTGCTGTCGACCGAACATGCCGTGGAGCTCAAGGAGTTCGCCGATCTGCGTAACGCGATCACCCACGGGCTGTACACCGAGGACATGCGTCCGATCGCGGAGCCGCTCCCGGAGACCGTGACGGAGATCGAGCGCATCCGGGATCTGCTCCGCGATCCGCCGACCGCCCTCGGGGTGCTCGGGCATCACGAGGTATACGTCTTCGCCCCGGAAGACGACATCCGCGACGCGCTGCGCATCATCCGGAAGACGAAGATCTCCCAGTTCCCCATCTACGAGGGCGGCCGTTCCGTGGGGCTGCTCACCACCAACACCATCGCCCGGTGGGTGGCTGCCGATCTGGACGACAACGATCATCTTGACGCCCGCTCCATCGCCGAGGTCCTCGACTGGGCGGAGGAGAACGACCGTGCGGTGTTCCTCCCCCGGGATGTCCTGGCGCAGGAGGTCATCGACGCCCTGACCACACCGAGGAAGGACGGTTCCCTGCCGCGGGCGGGGATCCTCACGGAGCACGGTCACAAGGATCAGCGTCCGATCCGGGTGATCGGTGGCTCGGACATCGCGGCGCTTCTCGACGCCGTGGGAAACTGA
- a CDS encoding LLM class flavin-dependent oxidoreductase: MQFGIFTIGDVTTDPTNGSTPTEGERIHAMTQMALKAEEVGLDVFATGEHHNPPFVPSSPTTHLAYIAAQTTTLQLSTATTLITTNDPLKIAEDYAFLQHLSGGRVDLMMGRGNTGPVYPWFGKDIRQGIPLAIENYHLLRRLWREPVVNWQGQFRTPLQGYTSTPAPLDNVPPFVWHGSIRSVQIAEQAAFYGDGFFHNNIFWNKEHTAKMIDIYRRRYESYGHGRADQAIVGLGGQVFIGETEQAAKDTFRPYFDNAPVYGHGPSLEEFTHMTPLTVGTVEQVVERTMEFVDWVGDYQRQLFLIDHAGLPLEMVLDQIEILGTQVVPEVRRRMEARRPDHVPSNPPTHASLKADPDSPHFKVRPVEEEA; this comes from the coding sequence ATGCAGTTCGGCATCTTCACCATCGGCGACGTCACCACCGACCCGACCAACGGCTCCACCCCCACCGAGGGTGAGCGCATCCACGCGATGACTCAGATGGCGCTGAAGGCCGAGGAGGTGGGCCTGGACGTCTTCGCCACCGGCGAGCACCACAACCCGCCGTTCGTCCCCTCCTCCCCGACCACGCACCTGGCCTACATCGCTGCGCAGACCACGACCCTCCAGCTCTCCACCGCCACCACGCTGATCACCACCAACGATCCGCTGAAGATCGCGGAGGACTATGCCTTCCTGCAGCACCTGTCCGGCGGCCGCGTCGACCTCATGATGGGTCGCGGCAACACCGGCCCGGTCTACCCGTGGTTCGGCAAAGACATCCGTCAGGGCATCCCGCTGGCCATCGAGAACTACCACCTCCTGCGCCGCCTGTGGCGCGAGCCGGTGGTCAACTGGCAGGGCCAGTTCCGCACCCCGCTGCAGGGGTACACCTCCACCCCGGCACCGCTTGACAACGTCCCGCCCTTCGTCTGGCACGGCTCCATCCGCTCCGTGCAGATCGCCGAGCAGGCCGCCTTCTACGGCGACGGCTTCTTCCACAACAACATCTTCTGGAACAAGGAGCACACGGCGAAGATGATCGACATCTACCGCCGCCGCTACGAGTCCTACGGACACGGCCGGGCGGACCAGGCCATCGTCGGCCTCGGCGGTCAGGTCTTCATCGGCGAGACCGAGCAGGCGGCCAAGGACACCTTCCGCCCCTACTTCGACAACGCGCCGGTCTACGGGCACGGACCCTCCCTGGAGGAGTTCACACACATGACGCCGCTGACCGTGGGCACGGTCGAGCAGGTCGTCGAGCGCACCATGGAGTTCGTCGACTGGGTCGGCGACTACCAGCGCCAGCTCTTCCTCATCGACCATGCCGGCCTGCCCCTGGAAATGGTCCTCGATCAGATCGAGATCCTGGGCACCCAGGTCGTGCCCGAGGTCCGCCGCCGCATGGAGGCACGCCGACCCGATCACGTGCCCTCCAACCCGCCGACCCACGCCTCGCTCAAGGCCGATCCGGACTCCCCGCACTTCAAGGTGCGTCCGGTCGAAGAGGAGGCCTAG
- a CDS encoding FMN reductase translates to MRTLTVVTAGLSNPSTTRQIADQIAAATSAAISARGESAQVHVIELRELVNDLGCSLTTGMSSTALDEVKQRISASDGLIVATPVFKASYSGLFKTFFDVLDQDALNGMPTIIAATAGTARHSLVLDHAIRPLLTYMRAFVVPTGVFAATDDFGSDEGAGLDSRVNRAAGELADQMVASASVGGLGGVTAEGQGLRRRTGVDPVENLTPFSALLKGHDGE, encoded by the coding sequence ATGCGCACCCTCACCGTCGTCACCGCCGGCCTGTCGAATCCGTCGACCACCCGGCAGATCGCCGACCAGATCGCCGCAGCCACGTCCGCCGCCATCTCCGCGCGTGGTGAAAGCGCCCAGGTCCACGTCATCGAGCTGCGCGAACTGGTCAATGACCTCGGCTGCTCCCTGACCACCGGCATGTCCTCCACCGCCCTCGACGAGGTCAAGCAGCGGATCTCCGCCTCGGACGGACTCATCGTGGCCACCCCGGTGTTCAAGGCCAGCTACTCGGGACTGTTCAAGACCTTCTTCGACGTGCTCGACCAGGACGCCCTCAACGGGATGCCCACCATCATCGCCGCCACGGCGGGTACCGCCCGGCACTCCCTGGTGCTCGACCACGCCATCCGACCGCTGCTCACCTACATGCGCGCATTCGTCGTCCCCACCGGAGTCTTCGCCGCCACCGATGACTTCGGCTCCGATGAGGGCGCAGGACTCGACTCCCGCGTCAACCGCGCCGCCGGCGAACTGGCGGACCAGATGGTGGCGTCGGCGAGCGTCGGTGGCCTCGGTGGGGTCACTGCCGAAGGCCAGGGCCTGCGCCGTCGCACGGGCGTCGACCCGGTGGAGAACCTCACCCCGTTCTCCGCACTGCTCAAGGGGCATGACGGGGAGTAA
- a CDS encoding L-serine ammonia-lyase, giving the protein MTISVVDMFSIGIGPSSSHTVGPMRAAATFIRELGSFPDHVDVTLRGSLASTGRGHGTDRAVLLGLVGWDPTTVPTDVDSVPELGVRIPDEGSVTGPSGTVSYRITWDPTPVPEHPNCVVFSADGTTAEYFSVGGGFIRTRAELNTPAAGNAGDVPLPFTTAAELLAHCARENLSFAEVTAANEAALHGDIGRVEAHLDAVWDAMRACVTAGIATPGLLPGGLGVIRRAPGLYAQLTDPDSGPRKGRDGLTAMDWVSLYALAVNEENAAGRKVVTAPTNGAAGIVPAVMHYARDYLADFTRQRAREFLLTAGAVGIIIKENASISGAEVGCQGEVGSASAMAAAGLCALIGGSPAQVENAAEIALEHNLGLTCDPVGGLVQIPCIERNAIGAVKAINAARLARLGTGLHRVTLDEAVQTMAETGRDMMTKYKETSTGGLAVNLGLPVSIPEC; this is encoded by the coding sequence ATGACCATCAGCGTCGTCGACATGTTCAGCATCGGCATCGGGCCCTCGTCCTCCCACACGGTCGGCCCCATGCGGGCCGCAGCCACCTTCATCCGGGAGTTGGGCAGTTTTCCCGATCACGTGGACGTCACCCTGCGCGGCTCGCTGGCCTCCACCGGGCGAGGGCACGGCACCGACCGGGCTGTGCTCCTCGGCCTGGTCGGTTGGGACCCCACCACCGTGCCCACAGACGTCGACTCCGTACCCGAACTCGGGGTGCGTATCCCCGACGAGGGTTCCGTCACCGGCCCGTCCGGCACCGTCTCCTACCGGATCACCTGGGACCCCACCCCGGTCCCGGAACACCCGAACTGCGTCGTCTTCAGCGCGGACGGGACCACTGCGGAGTACTTCTCCGTCGGCGGCGGATTCATCCGCACCCGGGCGGAACTCAACACCCCGGCCGCCGGAAACGCGGGAGACGTGCCCCTGCCCTTCACCACCGCGGCCGAACTCCTGGCTCACTGCGCGCGGGAGAACCTCAGCTTCGCCGAGGTGACGGCCGCCAACGAAGCCGCCCTCCACGGCGACATCGGGCGGGTCGAGGCGCATCTCGACGCAGTGTGGGACGCGATGCGCGCCTGCGTCACCGCCGGCATCGCCACCCCCGGCCTGCTGCCCGGCGGGCTGGGAGTGATCCGTCGCGCGCCGGGCCTGTACGCGCAACTGACGGATCCTGACTCCGGCCCCAGGAAAGGCCGCGACGGACTGACCGCCATGGACTGGGTCAGCCTCTACGCCCTCGCGGTCAACGAGGAGAACGCCGCCGGCAGGAAGGTGGTCACCGCGCCGACGAACGGCGCCGCGGGAATCGTTCCGGCTGTCATGCACTACGCCCGCGACTACCTCGCCGACTTCACCCGTCAACGGGCCCGGGAGTTCCTCCTCACGGCCGGCGCGGTGGGCATCATCATCAAGGAGAACGCCTCGATCTCGGGCGCCGAGGTCGGTTGCCAGGGGGAGGTCGGCTCCGCTTCCGCGATGGCGGCCGCGGGTCTCTGCGCCCTCATCGGGGGCAGTCCCGCCCAGGTGGAGAACGCCGCGGAGATCGCCCTCGAGCACAACCTGGGGCTCACGTGCGACCCCGTCGGCGGACTGGTGCAGATCCCCTGCATCGAGCGCAACGCCATCGGCGCCGTCAAGGCGATCAATGCGGCCAGGCTCGCACGCCTGGGCACCGGCCTGCACCGGGTCACCCTGGACGAGGCCGTGCAGACCATGGCCGAGACCGGCCGCGACATGATGACCAAGTACAAGGAGACCTCCACCGGCGGGCTGGCGGTCAACCTCGGACTGCCTGTCAGCATCCCCGAGTGCTAG
- a CDS encoding transglutaminase-like domain-containing protein, translating into MHLDAEFLSPTTFIDADHPDIIALAAALAGDTPAETVRNIFVFVRDRITHPADTGGTHVAVSASDALRTREGLSYAQAHLLVALYRAAGIPAALRYQQVQAASGALVLRGVATVWAPGLSGTGGFLLVDPRYPENHPRHSGNFWQTRALQPPFERNLPMIHTDVAPAVAGILTRATDAQSLLRAGVPGTL; encoded by the coding sequence ATGCACCTCGACGCCGAGTTCCTCTCCCCCACGACGTTCATCGACGCCGACCACCCCGACATCATCGCCCTCGCCGCAGCGTTGGCGGGAGACACCCCGGCCGAGACCGTGCGCAACATCTTCGTCTTCGTCCGTGACCGCATCACCCACCCGGCGGATACCGGCGGCACCCACGTGGCGGTCTCCGCATCCGACGCCCTGAGGACCCGCGAGGGGTTGTCCTATGCTCAGGCACACCTGCTGGTCGCGCTTTACCGGGCCGCCGGCATCCCGGCCGCGCTACGCTATCAGCAGGTGCAGGCCGCGTCCGGGGCTCTCGTGCTCCGTGGCGTCGCCACGGTCTGGGCACCCGGACTCTCCGGGACCGGTGGGTTCCTGCTCGTCGATCCCCGTTACCCCGAGAACCATCCGCGCCACAGCGGGAACTTCTGGCAGACGCGTGCCCTGCAACCCCCCTTTGAGCGCAACCTGCCGATGATCCACACCGACGTCGCACCGGCGGTCGCCGGGATACTGACGCGGGCCACCGACGCCCAGTCGCTGCTGCGTGCCGGGGTGCCGGGCACCCTCTAG
- a CDS encoding glycerol-3-phosphate dehydrogenase/oxidase encodes MSVFDGRVLGAPLRKRYDVAVIGGGITGVQVARHAAGRGLRTILIERDDYGSGTSAATTKAIHGGLRYLEQYDFGVVAESVSERHYLGLAAPHLVQPRSFLLTAYDWSTPPAPVLGAGVALYEAMALRRNVGVPRDIRSPRFRWIGRKKLLGQVPWLDPEGLVGAWRHDDTLNIHPERLLLAILNSFVADGGTAVNHAEVTGLLGRPGERIRGVQVRDTLSGSVENVEATVTVNAAGPWVADVLGDLAEDAGVRVKQAKGVHLFTRDLGNRDAVYVRGRNGRHIVVNPWQGRTLVGPTDTPVDGDADSVDTTVEDITLLRETLDSVSARPLVREDVLDTIVGVRPLIDDGSDTYTSSRRFDVRDHALNGLSGLFTVSGGKWTTGRKMGEKVIDTVIEASHRHLPPTRAFDSRRLSLSTSFGDYDTVRAAFEAAAARRPEAGLPRDTRVHLARLYGTDHEKVLALVAADRTLAARLGESADIAAQAVYAVTAEAARTLADVLDRRLTVGTLGLVDARVASRVARLIAPLLGWSADRRQAEVDAYLGAQSARVGVIDEAFS; translated from the coding sequence GTGAGCGTCTTCGACGGACGTGTCCTCGGGGCGCCCCTGAGGAAGCGTTATGACGTCGCCGTGATCGGCGGCGGCATCACCGGCGTCCAGGTCGCCCGGCATGCCGCCGGACGAGGTCTGCGTACCATCCTCATCGAACGGGACGACTACGGCTCGGGTACCTCCGCCGCCACCACCAAGGCGATCCACGGGGGCCTGCGCTACCTGGAGCAGTATGACTTCGGGGTGGTCGCCGAGTCCGTCTCCGAACGGCACTACCTCGGGCTGGCGGCCCCGCACCTGGTGCAGCCGCGCAGCTTCCTGCTCACCGCCTATGACTGGTCCACCCCGCCGGCCCCGGTCCTCGGTGCCGGCGTGGCGCTCTACGAGGCGATGGCACTGCGGCGAAACGTCGGCGTGCCCAGAGACATCCGTTCCCCGCGCTTCCGGTGGATCGGCCGGAAGAAGCTGCTGGGTCAGGTGCCATGGCTTGACCCGGAGGGTCTGGTCGGGGCCTGGCGCCACGACGACACCCTCAACATCCACCCGGAGCGCCTCCTGCTGGCGATCCTCAACTCGTTTGTCGCCGACGGCGGCACGGCGGTCAACCACGCAGAGGTCACCGGCCTGCTGGGGCGTCCCGGCGAGCGGATCCGCGGCGTGCAGGTGCGCGACACCCTGAGCGGGAGCGTGGAGAACGTGGAGGCGACGGTCACCGTCAACGCCGCCGGCCCCTGGGTCGCCGACGTGCTGGGGGACCTCGCGGAGGATGCGGGCGTACGCGTGAAACAGGCGAAGGGCGTCCACCTGTTCACCCGCGACCTTGGTAACCGGGACGCCGTGTACGTCCGGGGACGTAACGGCCGCCACATCGTGGTCAACCCCTGGCAGGGGCGCACCCTGGTCGGCCCGACCGACACCCCCGTCGACGGAGACGCGGACTCGGTGGACACCACGGTCGAGGACATCACTCTGTTGCGGGAGACCCTCGACTCGGTCTCGGCCCGTCCGCTGGTGCGCGAGGACGTCCTGGACACCATCGTGGGGGTGCGCCCGCTCATCGATGACGGCAGTGACACCTACACCTCCTCGCGGCGTTTCGACGTCCGCGATCACGCCCTCAACGGCCTGTCCGGCCTCTTTACCGTCTCCGGCGGCAAGTGGACGACGGGCAGGAAGATGGGGGAGAAGGTCATCGACACGGTGATCGAGGCCTCCCACCGGCACCTTCCGCCCACCCGCGCCTTCGACTCGCGTCGCCTCAGCCTGTCCACCTCCTTCGGGGACTACGACACCGTCCGGGCCGCCTTCGAGGCGGCGGCGGCGCGTCGTCCCGAGGCAGGTCTGCCCCGCGACACCCGCGTCCACCTCGCGCGCCTCTACGGCACTGATCATGAGAAGGTGCTGGCACTCGTCGCCGCGGACCGCACCCTCGCGGCGCGTCTGGGCGAGTCCGCCGACATCGCGGCCCAGGCGGTGTACGCCGTCACCGCGGAGGCCGCCCGCACGCTGGCGGACGTTCTCGACCGTCGGCTGACCGTGGGAACCCTCGGGCTCGTCGACGCCCGCGTCGCTTCCCGGGTGGCCCGGCTCATCGCCCCGCTGCTGGGCTGGTCGGCGGACCGCCGTCAGGCGGAGGTCGACGCCTACCTGGGCGCGCAGAGCGCCCGCGTCGGGGTCATCGACGAGGCCTTCAGCTAG
- the mtnC gene encoding acireductone synthase encodes MSNPDTTVTLPRPDVIVLDIEGTTSSTWFVHDTLYPYSRERFGTWLREHGDNPDVARARTQIIEEGGLGAHVNVDTLVEQLEEWLDNDEKRTPLKTLQGLIWADGFHRGDLTSHFFPDSIPAIRRWHEEGIDLKIFSSGSVNAQTSWFGNSPEGDLLPMFSGHFDTENAGPKKLSSSYAAIRDVIGVPADGLLFFSDLVEELDGARTDGWGTVGVSREGDQYHDRGVGDHPRISSFDQVVWG; translated from the coding sequence ATGAGCAACCCGGACACCACCGTGACCCTGCCGCGCCCCGACGTGATCGTCCTGGACATCGAGGGCACCACCTCCTCGACCTGGTTCGTCCACGACACCCTCTACCCCTACTCCCGGGAGCGTTTCGGCACCTGGCTGCGGGAACACGGCGACAACCCGGACGTCGCCCGCGCGCGGACCCAGATCATCGAGGAGGGTGGGCTGGGGGCGCACGTGAACGTCGATACGCTGGTGGAACAGCTGGAGGAGTGGCTCGACAACGACGAGAAGCGCACCCCGCTCAAGACCCTGCAGGGTCTGATCTGGGCCGACGGTTTCCACCGGGGCGACCTGACCTCGCACTTCTTCCCGGACTCCATCCCGGCGATCCGCCGCTGGCATGAGGAGGGCATCGACCTGAAGATCTTCTCCTCCGGTTCCGTCAACGCCCAGACCTCCTGGTTCGGGAACTCCCCGGAGGGGGACCTGTTGCCGATGTTCAGCGGGCACTTCGACACCGAGAACGCAGGCCCGAAGAAACTGTCCTCCTCCTACGCCGCCATCCGTGACGTCATCGGGGTGCCCGCCGACGGGCTGCTGTTCTTCTCCGATCTCGTCGAGGAGCTCGACGGCGCCCGCACGGACGGCTGGGGAACGGTCGGCGTGAGCCGCGAGGGCGACCAGTACCATGACCGCGGCGTGGGCGACCACCCCCGGATCTCCTCCTTCGACCAGGTGGTCTGGGGGTGA
- a CDS encoding 1,2-dihydroxy-3-keto-5-methylthiopentene dioxygenase — MTLLVTWNTSDPATETFRSEDPAAIRSRLAGLGVRYDQWPTRELADDADQDAVLAAYADEVARISGEENFTTVDVARLKNTGQPDFAATARAAREKFLNEHTHDDDEVRFFVEGTGTFYLHIDDTVSAIFCERGDLVSVPEGATHWFDMGTADPQFCAIRFFHDGQGWVGDFTGDPISATFPTHDELAASRGGK; from the coding sequence ATGACCCTGCTCGTCACCTGGAACACCTCGGATCCCGCCACCGAGACCTTCCGCAGCGAGGACCCGGCGGCCATCCGCAGTCGACTGGCAGGGCTCGGCGTCCGCTACGACCAGTGGCCGACCCGTGAACTCGCCGACGATGCCGACCAGGACGCCGTCCTGGCCGCCTACGCCGACGAGGTCGCCCGCATCAGCGGGGAGGAGAACTTCACCACCGTCGACGTCGCCCGTCTGAAGAACACCGGCCAACCCGATTTCGCCGCCACCGCACGGGCCGCCCGGGAGAAGTTCCTCAATGAGCACACCCACGACGACGATGAGGTCCGCTTCTTCGTCGAGGGCACCGGAACCTTCTACCTGCACATCGATGACACGGTCTCGGCGATCTTCTGTGAGCGCGGCGACCTCGTCTCCGTGCCGGAGGGGGCGACCCACTGGTTCGACATGGGCACCGCCGACCCGCAGTTCTGCGCCATCCGATTCTTTCACGACGGCCAGGGCTGGGTCGGCGACTTCACCGGCGACCCCATCTCCGCCACCTTCCCCACCCACGACGAGCTCGCCGCCAGCCGCGGCGGAAAGTAG